The Armatimonas rosea genome includes a window with the following:
- a CDS encoding 3-keto-disaccharide hydrolase, translated as MKDTIRTPLAALGVLLCALCASAQEKPHAGSTRGVIDINKTGRPADAISLIGEAGYALVPEKEAPTRWVFEKGVLTAPQGWESLVTKDTYRDFRLHVEFSVNEVKDVADPEKNGNSGIYIQQRYEIQILNSYGVAEKDYKASYGGSVYQLKKPDRLVSKKAGEWQSYDIVFRAARFTGETKTENARVTVYQNQQLIHDDYAIPRKTGAGQKEGPEPRPILFQGHNNPVRFRNTWIQPLTLD; from the coding sequence ATGAAAGACACGATAAGAACGCCGCTCGCCGCGCTAGGGGTGCTTCTCTGCGCCCTCTGCGCCAGCGCACAAGAGAAGCCGCACGCGGGCTCGACTCGGGGAGTGATTGACATCAACAAGACGGGCAGGCCGGCGGATGCGATCTCGTTGATCGGGGAGGCGGGCTATGCGCTTGTCCCCGAGAAAGAGGCGCCCACGCGCTGGGTCTTTGAGAAGGGGGTGCTCACCGCCCCACAGGGCTGGGAGAGCCTCGTGACCAAAGACACCTACCGGGACTTTCGCCTGCATGTCGAGTTCAGTGTCAATGAGGTCAAGGATGTCGCCGATCCCGAGAAGAACGGCAACTCGGGGATCTATATTCAGCAGCGCTACGAGATCCAGATCCTCAACTCCTACGGGGTCGCGGAGAAGGACTACAAGGCCAGCTATGGCGGCAGTGTCTACCAGCTCAAGAAGCCGGATCGGCTGGTCAGCAAGAAGGCGGGCGAGTGGCAGAGCTACGACATTGTCTTTCGGGCGGCTCGCTTCACGGGGGAGACAAAGACGGAGAACGCGCGGGTGACGGTCTATCAGAACCAGCAGCTGATCCACGATGACTACGCGATTCCGCGCAAGACGGGCGCGGGGCAAAAAGAGGGCCCGGAGCCTCGGCCGATTCTGTTTCAGGGGCACAACAACCCCGTGCGCTTTCGCAATACCTGGATTCAGCCGCTCACGCTAGACTAG